In Leishmania mexicana MHOM/GT/2001/U1103 complete genome, chromosome 22, a genomic segment contains:
- a CDS encoding A2 protein yields MKTLSLRPLVLLVVCVAAVLALSASADPHAAAVDVGPLSVGALSVDPQSVGPLSVGSQSVGPQSVGSQSVGPQSVGPQSVGSQSVDPQSVGPQSVGPQSVGSQSVGPQSVGPLSVDPQSVGPLSVDPQSVGPLSVGSQSVGPQSVGPLSVGSQSVGPQSVGPLSVDPQSVGPQSVGPLSVGSQSVGSQSVGPQSVGSQSVGPQSVGPQSVGPQSVGSQSVDPQSVGSQSVDPQSVGPQSVDPQSVGSQSVDPQSVGPQSVDPQSLGPQSVGPQSVDPQSVGSQSVDPQSVGPQSVDPQSLGPQSVGPLSVGSQSVGSQSVGPQSVGSQSVGPQSVGPQSVGPQSVGSQSVDPQSVGPQSVDPQSVGSQSVDPQSVGPQSVDPQSLGPQSVGPLSVGSQSVGPQSVGPLSVDPQSVGPLSVGPQSVGPLSVGPQSVGSQSVDPQSVGSQSVDPQSVGPQSVDPQSVGSQSVDPQSVGPQSVDPQSLGPLSVGSQSVDPLSVGSQSVGPLSVDPQSVGPLSVGPQSVGPLSVGPQSVGPLSVGPQSVGPLSVDPQSVDPQSVGPLSVGSQSVGPLSVDPQSVDPQSVGPLSVGPQSVGPLSVGSQSVDPQSVGSQSVGPLSVGSQSVGPLSVGSQSVGPLSVDPQSVGPLSVGPQSVGPLSVGPQSVGPLSVGSQSVDPQSVGSQSVGPLSVGSQSVGPLSVGSQSVGPLSVDPQSVDPQSVGPLSVGSQSVGPLSVDPQSVDPQSVGPLSVGPQSVGPLSVGSQSVDPQSVGSQSVGPLSVGSQSVGPLSVGSQSVGPLSVDPQSVGPLSVGPQSVGPLSVGSQSVGPQSVGSQSVGPLSVGLQSVGPLSVDPQSVGPLSVDPQSVGPLSVDPQSVGPLSVGPQAVGPVS; encoded by the coding sequence ATGAAGACACTCAGCTTGCGCCCGCTTGTGCTgttggtggtgtgcgtggcggcggtgctcgcgctgagcgcctccgctgacccgcacgcggcggccgtggacgtcggcccgctctctgttggcgcgctctctgttgacccgcagtctgttggcccgctctctgttggctcgcagtctgttggcccgcagtctgttggctcgcagtctgttggcccgcagtctgttggcccgcagtctgttggctcgcagtctgttgacccgcagtctgttggcccgcagtctgttggcccgcagtctgttggctcgcagtctgttggcccccagtctgttggcccgctctctgttgacccgcagtctgttggcccgctctctgttgacccgcagtctgttggcccgctctctgttggctcgcagtctgttggcccgcagtctgttggcccgctctctgttggctcgcagtctgttggcccgcagtctgttggcccgctctctgttgacccgcagtctgttggcccgcagtctgttggcccgctctctgttggctcgcagtctgttggctcgcagtctgttggcccgcagtctgttggctcgcagtctgttggcccgcagtctgttggcccgcagtctgtcggcccgcagtctgttggctcgcagtctgttgacccgcagtctgttggctcgcagtctgttgacccgcagtctgttggcccgcagtctgttgacccgcagtctgttggctcgcagtctgttgacccgcagtctgttggcccgcagtctgttgacccgcagtctcttggcccgcagtctgttggcccgcagtctgttgacccgcagtctgttggctcgcagtctgttgacccgcagtctgttggcccgcagtctgttgacccgcagtctcttggcccgcagtctgttggcccgctctctgttggctcgcagtctgttggctcgcagtctgttggcccgcagtctgttggctcgcagtctgttggcccgcagtctgttggcccgcagtctgtcggcccgcagtctgttggctcgcagtctgttgacccgcagtctgttggcccgcagtctgttgacccgcagtctgttggctcgcagtctgttgacccgcagtctgttggcccgcagtctgttgacccgcagtctcttggcccgcagtctgttggcccgctctctgttggctcgcagtctgttggcccgcagtctgttggcccgctctctgttgacccgcagtctgttggcccgctctctgttggcccgcagtctgttggcccgctctctgtcggcccgcagtctgttggctcgcagtctgttgacccgcagtctgttggctcgcagtctgttgacccgcagtctgttggcccgcagtctgttgacccgcagtctgttggctcgcagtctgttgacccgcagtctgttggcccgcagtctgttgacccgcagtctcttggcccgctctctgttggctcgcagtctgttgacccgctctctgttggctcgcagtctgttggcccgctctctgttgacccgcagtctgttggcccgctctctgttggcccgcagtctgttggcccgctctctgttggcccgcagtctgttggcccgctctctgttggcccgcagtctgttggcccgctctctgttgacccgcagtctgttgacccgcagtctgttggcccgctctctgttggctcgcagtctgttggcccgctctctgttgacccgcagtctgttgacccgcagtctgttggcccgctctctgttggcccgcagtctgttggcccgctctctgttggctcgcagtctgttgacccgcagtctgttggctcgcagtctgttggcccgctctctgttggctcgcagtctgttggcccgctctctgttggctcgcagtctgttggcccgctctctgttgacccgcagtctgttggcccgctctctgttggcccgcagtctgttggcccgctctctgttggcccgcagtctgttggcccgctctctgttggctcgcagtctgttgacccgcagtctgttggctcgcagtctgttggcccgctctctgttggctcgcagtctgttggcccgctctctgttggctcgcagtctgttggcccgctctctgttgacccgcagtctgttgacccgcagtctgttggcccgctctctgttggctcgcagtctgttggcccgctctctgttgacccgcagtctgttgacccgcagtctgttggcccgctctctgttggcccgcagtctgttggcccgctctctgttggctcgcagtctgttgacccgcagtctgttggctcgcagtctgttggcccgctctctgttggctcgcagtctgttggcccgctctctgttggctcgcagtctgttggcccgctctctgttgacccgcagtctgttggcccgctctctgttggcccgcagtctgttggcccgctctctgttggctcgcagtctgttggcccgcagtctgttggctcgcagtctgttggcccgctctctgttggcttgcagtctgttggcccgctctctgttgacccgcagtctgttggcccgctctctgttgacccgcagtctgttggcccgctctctgttgacccgcagtctgttggcccgctctctgttggcccgcaggCCGTCGGCCCGGTGTCGTAA